Proteins from one Leptospira bourretii genomic window:
- a CDS encoding ClpP family protease, with product MAEEETPEKEITETIQDLISDKNMGKKFLEKRKIFLWGPVTDESSKELTAKLMYLEMVDPGKPITFYINSPGGVVTSGLVVYDTMQMISSPVHTVCMGMAASMGSILLIGGKKGNRYIWPNGRVMIHQPSIGGQIQAPATDLLIHAQDIVKTKEKLNQMLADACGKTYEQLVEDTDRDYYMDADQALAYGIVDKIVNTIDVV from the coding sequence ATGGCAGAAGAAGAAACACCAGAAAAAGAAATCACCGAAACCATCCAAGATCTCATTAGCGATAAAAACATGGGAAAGAAGTTCCTGGAAAAAAGGAAAATCTTTCTCTGGGGTCCTGTCACTGACGAATCCTCCAAGGAACTCACCGCCAAACTCATGTATTTGGAAATGGTAGATCCTGGAAAACCAATTACGTTTTATATCAATAGCCCTGGTGGTGTGGTTACTTCAGGCCTTGTTGTCTATGACACAATGCAAATGATTTCCTCACCTGTGCATACGGTATGTATGGGAATGGCAGCTTCTATGGGTTCCATCCTTCTCATTGGCGGGAAAAAAGGGAATCGTTACATTTGGCCCAATGGTCGAGTGATGATCCACCAACCTTCCATTGGCGGACAAATCCAAGCTCCTGCTACGGATTTACTCATCCATGCTCAGGACATTGTCAAAACTAAGGAAAAACTCAATCAAATGTTAGCGGATGCTTGTGGCAAAACCTACGAACAATTGGTCGAAGACACCGATCGAGATTATTATATGGATGCCGACCAAGCATTAGCTTACGGGATTGTAGATAAGATCGTAAACACAATTGACGTCGTCTAA
- the lepA gene encoding translation elongation factor 4: MNERQKFTRNFSIIAHVDHGKSTLADRLLEIGLVTDQRTKKDQILDSMDIERERGITIKANNASFDYHAKDGNIYHLNLIDTPGHVDFTYEVSRSLAACEGVLLIVDASQGVEAQTLANLYLAMDLDLRIIPVINKIDLPSADIDKCKLMIEESLGLNPEEAIPISAKTGLNVQDVLEAISYLLPPPVGDVDAPLKALIYDSFFDTYMGVVAKVRLYDGKLRKGEMIHMMNIGRQFTVTEVGINRLSMVPCEELQAGDVGYVVAGMKKMGDAKTGDTITHANRQTAEDVKGFKDAKPMVFAGLFPINGEDFDALVDAIEKLKLNDSALTFERENSAALGFGFRVGYLGLLHMEIVQERLEREFNLALITTAPSVKFRITTTKDDVIEVDNPSKWPDPILIGKSEEPFVKATIIAPESYVGNIMSLVIEKRGIHMDTVYLSKDKLQLTYELPLAELIFEFYDKLKSYTKGYASLDYEEVGYRDSKLVRMDILVNGEPVDALSSIVHKSKAEERGRVIIEKLKDLIPRHQFMIPLQAAIGSKVVARESISALRKNVTAKCYGGDISRKKKLLEKQKEGKKRMKQIGNVEIPQEAFLSILKTGD, from the coding sequence GTGAACGAACGCCAAAAATTCACCCGCAATTTTTCCATCATTGCCCATGTCGACCACGGGAAGTCCACTCTGGCGGATCGTTTGCTTGAAATCGGTCTTGTCACCGACCAAAGGACAAAAAAAGACCAAATCCTTGATTCCATGGACATCGAAAGAGAACGTGGGATCACCATCAAAGCGAACAATGCGTCCTTTGATTACCATGCCAAAGATGGAAATATCTATCATTTAAATTTAATTGATACCCCAGGCCACGTAGACTTTACGTACGAAGTGTCCCGTTCCTTGGCAGCCTGCGAAGGGGTTCTTCTCATTGTGGACGCAAGCCAAGGGGTAGAAGCCCAAACTTTGGCAAATTTATATTTAGCGATGGATTTAGATCTTCGCATAATTCCTGTTATAAATAAAATAGATTTACCTTCTGCTGATATTGACAAATGTAAATTGATGATTGAAGAGTCTTTGGGACTCAATCCAGAGGAAGCCATTCCGATTTCTGCAAAAACTGGTCTCAATGTACAAGATGTTTTAGAGGCTATTTCTTATTTGCTTCCACCACCGGTTGGGGATGTGGATGCTCCTCTCAAAGCACTGATTTACGATTCCTTCTTTGATACCTATATGGGTGTGGTTGCCAAAGTGCGATTGTATGATGGAAAACTGCGCAAAGGCGAAATGATCCATATGATGAACATTGGGCGCCAGTTTACTGTGACGGAAGTGGGGATAAACCGCCTCTCTATGGTGCCTTGCGAAGAATTACAAGCGGGTGACGTAGGTTATGTGGTCGCAGGTATGAAAAAGATGGGAGATGCCAAAACGGGAGACACCATCACCCATGCCAATCGCCAAACCGCCGAAGATGTCAAAGGATTTAAAGATGCAAAACCAATGGTATTTGCAGGTTTATTCCCCATTAACGGGGAAGACTTTGATGCCCTAGTGGATGCCATCGAAAAACTAAAGTTAAACGATTCGGCCCTCACCTTTGAAAGAGAAAATTCGGCAGCCCTAGGATTTGGATTTCGTGTAGGATACTTGGGCCTCCTCCATATGGAAATTGTTCAGGAGCGTTTGGAAAGAGAATTTAACTTAGCTCTTATCACAACAGCACCTTCGGTAAAATTTCGAATCACAACAACCAAAGACGATGTGATCGAAGTGGATAACCCGAGTAAATGGCCAGACCCTATTTTAATTGGAAAGTCAGAAGAACCATTTGTGAAAGCAACCATCATTGCTCCTGAATCGTACGTCGGAAATATCATGTCCCTTGTGATCGAAAAACGTGGGATCCATATGGATACAGTTTATTTATCCAAGGACAAACTCCAACTCACCTATGAACTTCCTTTAGCAGAACTTATCTTTGAATTCTACGACAAACTCAAATCTTATACCAAAGGGTATGCCTCTTTGGATTACGAAGAAGTGGGTTACAGAGATTCTAAACTCGTGCGAATGGACATCCTTGTGAATGGGGAACCGGTGGATGCACTCTCTTCCATTGTTCACAAATCCAAAGCAGAGGAAAGGGGAAGGGTCATCATTGAAAAACTAAAAGACCTGATCCCTCGCCATCAATTTATGATCCCGCTCCAAGCAGCAATTGGCTCCAAAGTGGTAGCCCGGGAAAGTATTTCTGCCCTTCGGAAAAACGTAACAGCAAAGTGTTACGGCGGGGATATTTCTCGTAAGAAAAAACTCCTCGAAAAACAAAAAGAAGGAAAGAAACGGATGAAACAAATTGGAAACGTAGAAATTCCTCAGGAAGCCTTCCTTTCCATTTTGAAAACCGGGGACTAG
- a CDS encoding glycosyltransferase family 2 protein, translated as MNTFDRPLVSIIIPTYNRKTIVDRAIQSVVNQTYPHWELHIVDDGSTDGTWMDLLSKLPGWKGKLSSFGRNHKSIQIHQTEHRGVSRARNFGIESASGEWVAFLDSDDEWYPDKLSKQIEFHKSHPEFFFSQTREVWNKKGNLMGPKGKYRKLSGWFLKESLELCMVTSSSFFAHKPTLETIGGFRIELPVCEDYDLWNRILLSGHPIGLLEENLMVRYGGSDDQLSNQYQALERFRLYSLLLTHKEFREVGKWDLLELQTKSLFQKAITTRGETILQGRSKRGKETDWIKRLLENFQSEKSISLEDLSALLVDSLF; from the coding sequence ATGAATACTTTTGATAGACCGCTTGTTTCCATCATAATACCCACCTATAACCGAAAGACAATTGTGGATCGGGCCATACAATCCGTAGTCAACCAAACCTATCCCCACTGGGAACTGCATATTGTAGATGATGGTTCTACCGATGGTACCTGGATGGACCTTCTTTCGAAACTTCCTGGTTGGAAAGGAAAGTTATCTTCCTTTGGCAGAAATCACAAATCCATCCAAATCCACCAAACAGAACATAGGGGAGTGAGTAGAGCCAGAAACTTTGGAATTGAAAGTGCCAGTGGCGAGTGGGTTGCCTTTTTAGATTCGGATGATGAATGGTATCCCGACAAACTTTCCAAACAAATCGAATTTCATAAATCCCATCCAGAATTTTTCTTTTCCCAAACGAGAGAGGTCTGGAATAAAAAAGGGAATCTAATGGGACCCAAAGGGAAATACAGGAAACTCTCAGGATGGTTTTTAAAAGAGTCCTTGGAACTTTGTATGGTGACCTCTTCCAGTTTTTTTGCCCATAAACCAACCTTGGAAACCATTGGAGGATTTCGCATTGAACTACCCGTATGTGAAGATTATGATTTATGGAACCGAATTTTGTTATCTGGCCATCCGATTGGCTTACTAGAAGAAAACTTAATGGTTCGTTATGGAGGTAGCGATGATCAACTTTCAAATCAATACCAAGCTCTCGAAAGATTTCGATTGTATTCGCTATTGCTGACTCATAAAGAATTCCGAGAAGTTGGGAAATGGGATTTATTAGAATTACAGACTAAGTCTCTATTTCAAAAAGCCATTACGACTCGGGGAGAAACCATCCTCCAGGGTAGGAGTAAACGAGGGAAAGAAACCGATTGGATCAAACGTTTGTTAGAGAATTTTCAATCGGAAAAATCAATTTCGCTAGAGGATTTATCAGCTTTGTTAGTTGACTCTCTTTTTTGA
- a CDS encoding FtsB family cell division protein encodes MTPTKASLLVTYICAGLYLGLLSESGIAERMRLERELQNLNAEVERLVVENQGLEEKERRLKNDAYALEQEARKYYLLSETAHVLKFEESISQRPEKPKLIPATTLRTAGLSGEWKEPPLFLLRFFFISFSVFLILGVYFKLKRLQPMSNHKRLN; translated from the coding sequence ATGACACCAACCAAAGCCTCTTTACTTGTAACGTATATTTGTGCTGGTCTCTACCTCGGACTTTTGTCCGAGTCAGGGATTGCTGAACGTATGCGCCTTGAGCGAGAATTACAAAATCTCAATGCAGAGGTAGAGAGGCTTGTGGTCGAAAACCAAGGATTGGAAGAAAAAGAACGTCGCCTAAAAAACGACGCTTATGCCTTGGAACAGGAAGCAAGAAAGTACTATTTACTTTCTGAAACTGCACATGTATTGAAATTTGAAGAATCAATCTCGCAAAGACCGGAAAAACCAAAGTTGATTCCGGCTACGACATTACGCACCGCTGGACTCAGTGGGGAATGGAAAGAACCACCCCTCTTTTTATTACGTTTCTTTTTTATTTCTTTCAGTGTTTTCCTGATTCTTGGCGTTTACTTCAAGCTGAAACGCTTGCAACCTATGTCTAATCACAAAAGACTGAATTAA
- a CDS encoding YheT family hydrolase, translated as MTSSNREFKPRRFLEGRHLQTVYNVLFPPDNSLEDEYYSESILIPTNDGSGDHLWLEHNPPLSLVRKKASKWNGYYLLLIHGMEGSSESHYMVSVGKEALNRGYGVVRMNLRNCGRGLGIAKKPYNAGQSEDLEVVLKYIYKHFSKSIFVSGFSLSANLVIKFFGEKREHYAKAFSATSPPLDLKRSCDFIDSRAGNFYRDHFLDTMKEKVTSGVYEISDKMKERVLRSKSFFDFDDFFTAPISGYANVLEYYNICSSVKYLGGIKVPGLIVHADDDPVVPSEVWHEIRWKSYPLIQTVLTEKGGHVGFISDPSPDNPEGRWLPRILLDFFDSQIKS; from the coding sequence TTGACGTCGTCTAACAGAGAATTCAAACCCAGAAGATTTTTAGAAGGTAGACATTTACAAACTGTCTACAACGTACTCTTTCCTCCAGACAACTCGCTCGAGGATGAGTATTATTCAGAGAGTATCCTCATTCCCACAAACGATGGGTCTGGGGATCATCTTTGGTTGGAACACAACCCTCCTCTTTCTTTAGTTCGAAAAAAAGCCTCCAAATGGAATGGATATTACTTACTTCTCATTCATGGAATGGAAGGAAGTTCTGAATCTCATTATATGGTCAGTGTCGGAAAAGAAGCACTAAACCGCGGTTATGGGGTCGTGCGAATGAATTTGCGAAACTGTGGTCGTGGACTTGGAATTGCCAAAAAACCATACAATGCCGGGCAATCGGAAGATTTGGAAGTAGTTTTAAAATATATATATAAACATTTTTCAAAATCTATATTTGTTTCTGGTTTTTCTTTATCGGCCAATCTGGTGATCAAATTTTTTGGAGAAAAAAGGGAACATTATGCGAAGGCCTTTTCGGCCACATCCCCTCCTTTGGATTTAAAACGTAGTTGTGACTTTATTGATTCAAGAGCTGGAAATTTTTACCGGGATCATTTTTTGGATACCATGAAAGAAAAAGTAACCTCAGGGGTTTATGAAATCTCGGATAAAATGAAAGAAAGAGTGTTACGTAGTAAGTCTTTTTTTGATTTTGATGATTTTTTCACAGCACCAATTTCTGGTTATGCGAATGTTTTGGAATATTACAATATTTGTTCCAGCGTCAAATACCTAGGTGGAATCAAAGTACCTGGCCTGATTGTCCATGCCGACGATGATCCGGTGGTTCCTTCCGAAGTATGGCATGAAATTCGTTGGAAATCCTACCCGCTCATACAAACGGTTCTTACGGAAAAAGGGGGACATGTTGGATTTATCAGTGACCCTTCTCCGGACAATCCAGAAGGAAGATGGCTTCCACGGATCCTACTCGATTTTTTTGATTCCCAAATCAAATCGTAA
- the eno gene encoding phosphopyruvate hydratase — protein sequence MSQKDSIRSVKAREIMDSRGNPTVEVDVTLEDGSFGRAAVPSGASTGEHEAVELRDGDKKRYSGKGVLKAVENVNSKISKSILGLSATNQLLVDGTMISLDGTANKSKLGANALLGVSMAVAKAAAVHTGLPLYRYIGGTFARELPVPMMNIINGGAHADNNIDFQEFMILPISAPNFREALRMGAEVFHSLKSVLKGKGLNTAVGDEGGFAPNLTSNSEAIEVILTAIEKAGYKPDLDIKIGLDCAASEFYDEKKKKYVLKAEKKPEKTAEELVEYYSNLVSKYPIITMEDGLDENDWTGWKKLSEKLGKKIQLVGDDLFVTNIKKLAQGIEKGIGNSILIKVNQIGTLTETLSAIEMAKKAQYTAVVSHRSGETEDATISHIAVATNSGQIKTGSLSRTDRIAKYNELLRIEEELGKNATYSGVNTFYNLR from the coding sequence ATGTCCCAAAAAGATAGCATTCGTTCCGTCAAAGCCCGTGAAATCATGGATTCCAGAGGAAATCCAACCGTTGAAGTGGATGTCACTCTAGAAGACGGTTCCTTTGGTCGTGCGGCGGTTCCCTCTGGTGCGTCAACTGGCGAACACGAAGCAGTCGAACTTCGTGACGGTGATAAAAAAAGATACTCCGGAAAAGGTGTACTCAAAGCCGTAGAAAATGTAAATTCTAAAATCTCTAAATCCATCTTAGGCCTTTCGGCAACAAACCAGCTCCTCGTTGATGGAACTATGATTTCTCTAGATGGAACTGCCAACAAGTCCAAGTTAGGTGCCAATGCCCTTCTAGGAGTTTCCATGGCAGTGGCAAAAGCCGCTGCGGTTCATACAGGCCTTCCGCTCTACCGTTATATTGGGGGAACTTTTGCTCGTGAACTTCCAGTTCCTATGATGAATATCATCAATGGTGGTGCCCACGCAGATAACAATATCGACTTTCAAGAATTTATGATCCTTCCTATATCGGCTCCCAATTTCCGCGAAGCCCTTCGTATGGGTGCAGAAGTTTTCCATAGTTTAAAGTCCGTTTTGAAAGGAAAAGGTCTGAATACTGCAGTGGGTGACGAAGGTGGGTTTGCGCCTAACCTAACTAGCAATAGCGAAGCCATTGAAGTCATTTTGACTGCCATTGAAAAGGCTGGCTACAAACCAGACTTAGACATCAAAATTGGTTTGGACTGTGCAGCTTCTGAGTTCTACGATGAGAAGAAAAAGAAGTATGTTCTCAAAGCTGAGAAAAAACCAGAGAAGACTGCCGAAGAACTGGTAGAATACTACTCAAATTTAGTGTCCAAGTATCCGATCATTACCATGGAAGACGGTCTGGATGAAAACGATTGGACAGGCTGGAAAAAACTTTCCGAAAAACTGGGGAAAAAGATCCAACTTGTGGGGGATGATTTGTTCGTAACCAATATCAAAAAACTCGCACAAGGGATCGAAAAAGGGATTGGTAACTCCATTCTCATCAAAGTGAACCAAATCGGAACTCTCACAGAAACCCTCAGTGCCATTGAGATGGCAAAAAAAGCGCAGTATACGGCAGTGGTTTCTCATAGATCTGGAGAAACGGAAGATGCAACTATTTCCCATATCGCTGTGGCAACCAATTCCGGTCAGATCAAAACAGGATCACTTAGCCGGACAGACCGAATTGCAAAATACAACGAACTCCTTCGTATCGAAGAAGAACTCGGTAAAAATGCAACTTATAGCGGAGTAAATACTTTTTACAACCTAAGGTAA
- a CDS encoding TldD/PmbA family protein — protein MRNLLRECLAEESGFVELRYHHKESRSFFAERGRVESTALRKRTGVGVRVLEAGTWGFASTSDISKSSIQNAIQVAKKAARLSSALRKEKIPNLPKANFAIGDFIGKGIEDFRNRTVEEKLKLVLDIQNAAAKQSAKLQSVGCGYSEIYEEKAIVTTDGADSFFSMVRPEFRVSAVAKEDGKMESGSHSIGVTGGWDCLFRSQSPTEISDEACKTAVDLLSSSLPDGGLSTVILSPSIVGLLVHEAIGHTVEADFVLSGSVAQGKIGHRVGSDLVTLCDSGYSEYYEGAGGSIPVDDEGVIPTNTVIIKNGILSSYLHNRETAERFGVAPTGSARAWEYGDVPLIRMRNTFLMPGNSSLEEMIANTKDGYYLDGAKNGQADATGEFMFAVQKAYRIQNGKITDLLKGVTVSGLAFDVLQNVDMVSKEFKWDLGSGHCGKGQPAKVDAGGPYVRTKVLLGGK, from the coding sequence ATGCGAAACCTATTAAGAGAATGTTTGGCGGAAGAATCCGGATTTGTGGAACTAAGATACCACCATAAGGAAAGTCGTTCCTTCTTTGCCGAAAGGGGACGTGTGGAATCCACTGCCCTACGCAAAAGAACAGGTGTCGGTGTTCGTGTTTTGGAAGCGGGAACTTGGGGATTTGCATCTACTAGTGATATTTCCAAATCCTCCATCCAAAATGCCATCCAAGTAGCAAAAAAAGCGGCGCGTTTATCATCTGCTCTTAGAAAGGAAAAAATTCCCAATTTACCAAAAGCAAATTTTGCTATTGGTGATTTTATCGGCAAAGGGATTGAAGACTTTCGTAACCGAACTGTAGAAGAAAAATTAAAACTCGTTCTCGACATCCAAAATGCTGCCGCCAAACAATCGGCAAAACTCCAATCCGTGGGCTGTGGGTATTCTGAAATTTATGAAGAGAAAGCGATCGTGACTACTGACGGCGCTGATAGTTTTTTTAGTATGGTAAGACCTGAATTTCGAGTGTCCGCTGTCGCAAAAGAAGACGGAAAGATGGAATCTGGTTCTCATTCCATAGGAGTGACAGGCGGTTGGGACTGCCTATTTCGTTCCCAATCTCCCACAGAAATTTCCGACGAAGCCTGTAAAACAGCTGTGGATTTACTTTCCAGTTCTTTACCTGACGGGGGACTTTCCACTGTCATTTTATCCCCATCGATTGTGGGATTACTGGTTCACGAAGCCATTGGCCATACGGTGGAGGCAGACTTTGTTCTCTCAGGTTCTGTGGCCCAAGGAAAAATTGGCCATAGAGTTGGTTCCGACTTGGTGACGTTATGCGACTCTGGGTATTCGGAATATTACGAAGGAGCTGGTGGTTCCATTCCTGTAGATGATGAAGGAGTCATTCCCACAAACACAGTCATCATTAAAAACGGAATCCTTTCTTCTTACCTCCACAACAGAGAAACAGCTGAACGATTTGGAGTGGCACCAACGGGATCGGCAAGGGCTTGGGAGTATGGTGATGTTCCTCTCATTCGCATGCGAAACACTTTCCTTATGCCAGGAAATTCCAGTTTGGAAGAAATGATCGCCAACACAAAAGATGGTTACTATCTGGATGGGGCAAAAAATGGCCAAGCGGATGCGACAGGTGAATTTATGTTTGCCGTGCAAAAAGCCTACCGCATCCAAAATGGAAAGATCACGGATCTTTTAAAAGGTGTGACTGTTTCAGGCCTTGCCTTTGATGTTTTACAAAATGTTGATATGGTCTCTAAAGAATTCAAATGGGATTTGGGTTCAGGGCATTGTGGGAAAGGACAACCTGCTAAAGTAGATGCGGGTGGACCTTATGTTCGCACAAAAGTATTATTAGGTGGTAAATAA